In a genomic window of Vigna angularis cultivar LongXiaoDou No.4 chromosome 6, ASM1680809v1, whole genome shotgun sequence:
- the LOC108319807 gene encoding uncharacterized protein LOC108319807 isoform X1 translates to MTGKFGSGKSLIPCKVEEDHQPQRGFMAGINVRYKPVFLEVNQRPGLARAEGLQGMHSKIYQSRGSSDKEKPKYMVWTNEMDKCLTEVLAEQVKKGNKMDNMLKPAAFSGALKTLNEKYGMYVTKGHIKNRLKTLRKQFGVLKELLAQRGFMWDDTKKMVVADNSVWNDYIKMHPDARIFQAKSIENYDQLCIILGNEQVIASLSDNVTDTDVNFGVDKRDPDLATVSEVHHDGNQTKSLRWTVEMDHWLGKILVDQVKKGLKVDKVLLTEAYEAAVSVVNAKFGLHLAKFNIKNRLKTWKKQYEQLMEILSHTGFKWDKSKKMIIANDSTWNDYIRMHLDARTFRGRVFENYDQFCIIFGNEPLHWDESEPCDAVNYDINVRDPGRQVRWTSDMDSCLSAILVQQIKKGNRSEFDYKWRPAAFEASVLAINEMFKLYLTKDHVKNRLKTWKRQYDILKELMNHSGFEWDEKRKMVIANDSVWNEYVKNNPDARLLKGRVIRNYNELRVIIGHCDPHDSPMSGACATMGMTTDNGVMEVQETNCRRTNYAKEKGNSVTWTDEMDHYLTELLVNQVLLGNKLEKNFKTSAYMAVVTALNERFGLNITKENIISRLNIWKKQYGLLKEMLSQGSFGWDEECKMIVATNLEWNEYIKKHPDARHLRDQHIANYHELCMIVGNEQGIGNWSENSERFDVNITPNYEEHAETPALVLPNAELSHDDDASDEVHGSSEQTRARPSSSQSHSEQPSKRRRTCDVLLQMMSVMAADISRIADALTETNSRVCLEEVVEKVQNMTDFDDDLIIEACEYLCFDEKRAFMFLKLEDRLRKKWLMKRLRGQ, encoded by the exons ATGACAG gaaagTTCGGATCAGGGAAGAGTTTAATTCCATGTAAGGTTGAAGAAGACCACCAACCTCAGCGAGGATTTATGGCCGGTATAAATGTCCGTTATAAACCAGTTTTTCTCGAAGTGAACCAAAGACCTGGGCTTGCGAGAGCAGAAGGCCTACAAG GGATGCATTCTAAGATATACCAGTCTCGTGGTTCTAGTGACAAGGAGAAACCAAAGTACATGGTTTGGACAAACGAAATGGACAAGTGCCTCACTGAGGTACTTGCTGAGCAAGTGAAAAAGGGGAACAAAATGGATAACATGTTGAAGCCAGCAGCATTTTCAGGTGCACTAAAAACACTGAACGAAAAGTATGGTATGTATGTCACCAAAGGACACATAAAAAATCGACTGAAGACATTGAGGAAACAGTTTGGGgttttgaaggaactccttgCTCAAAGGGGATTTATGTGGGATGACACAAAAAAGATGGTTGTTGCAGATAACTCTGTTTGGAATGACTACATCAAG ATGCACCCTGATGCAAGGATTTTTCAGGCAAAATCTATAGAAAACTATGACCAATTATGTATTATCCTTGGAAATGAACAAGTAATTGCAAGCCTTTCAGATAATGTTACAGACACAGATGTAAACTTTGGTGTTGATAAGAGGGATCCAGATCTTGCCACTGTATCTGAAGTACATCATGATGGAAACCAGACCAAAAGCCTCAGGTGGACAGTTGAAATGGACCATTGGCTTGGAAAGATTCTTGTTGATCAAGTGAAGAAAGGCCTTAAAGTAGATAAAGTTTTGCTGACAGAAGCATATGAAGCCGCTGTTTCAGTAGTAAATGCAAAATTTGGGCTTCATCTGGcaaaattcaatattaaaaatcgTCTTAAAACTTGGAAGAAACAGTATGAACAGTTAATGGAAATTCTGTCTCATACTGGATTTAAGTGGgataaaagtaagaaaatgaTCATTGCAAATGATTCTACATGGAATGACTATATCCGG ATGCATCTTGATGCAAGGACTTTCCGCGGTAGAGTTTTTGAGAACTATGATCAATTCTGCATTATCTTTGGCAATGAACCTTTGCATTGGGATGAATCTGAGCCTTGTGATGCAGTTAACTATGATATCAATGTTAGAGATCCTGGAAGGCAAGTGCGGTGGACAAGTGACATGGACAGTTGTTTAAGTGCAATCCTTGTGCAGCAAATAAAAAAAGGCAACAGAAGCGAATTTGACTACAAATGGAGGCCTGCTGCATTTGAAGCATCTGTCCTGGCTATTAATGAAATGTTTAAGCTGTATTTGACGAAAGATCATGTGAAAAATCGTCTAAAAACATGGAAAAGACAGTATGATATTCTGAAGGAACTTATGAACCACAGCGGATTTGAATGGGATGAAAAGCGAAAAATGGTCATTGCAAATGATTCTGTATGGAATGAATATGTTAAG AATAACCCTGATGCTCGGCTCCTTAAAGGACGAGTTATCAGAAACTACAATGAATTGCGCGTAATTATAGGTCATTGTGATCCACATGATAGTCCCATGAGTGGTGCTTGTGCTACTATGGGTATGACTACAGACAATGGTGTTATGGAGGTTCAAGAGACAAACTGCCGTAGAACCAACtatgcaaaagaaaaaggaaatagtGTGACATGGACAGATGAGATGGATCATTACTTGACAGAGTTGCTAGTCAATCAAGTATTGTTGGGAAACAAGCTAGAGAAAAATTTCAAGACCTCAGCATATATGGCTGTTGTAACTGCTCTAAATGAGAGATTTGGCCTAAATATAACCAAAGAAAACATTATAAGCCGATTGAACATATGGAAAAAACAGTATGGCCTTTTGAAAGAGATGCTCTCTCAAGGGAGTTTTGGGTGGGATGAGGAATGTAAGATGATTGTTGCAACCAACTTAGAATGGAATGAATACATTAAG AAACATCCGGATGCTAGGCATTTGAGAGACCAGCACATAGCGAACTACCATGAATTATGTATGATTGTTGGTAATGAGCAAGGAATTGGAAATTGGTCCGAAAACTCTGAGAGGTTTGATGTAAATATTACACCTAACTATGAAGAGCATGCAGAAACTCCAGCACTTGTGTTGCCTAATGCAGAGCTGAGCCATGATGATGATGCAAGTGATGAAGTGCACGGCTCATCTGAGCAAACAAGGGCAAGACCTTCATCATCACAATCACATTCGGAGCAACCGTCAAAACGAAGGCGCACTTGTGATGTTTTGCTACAAATGATGAGTGTTATGGCCGCAGATATAAGTCGGATAGCTGATGCATTAACTGAAACTAACAGCAGAGTGTGCTTAGAGGAAGTGGTGGAAAAGGTACAAAATATGACTGACTTTGACGATGATCTCATCATCGAAGCTTGTGAGTATTTATGTTTTGATGAGAAGAGGGCATTCatgtttttgaaattagaaGACAGATTAAGGAAAAAGTGGTTGATGAAACGATTGCGAGGTCAATAA
- the LOC108319754 gene encoding putative pentatricopeptide repeat-containing protein At1g69350, mitochondrial, with product MIFRSHVVLNTHRLQFKHKPKLPSLTTLTKTTHFSSLVSTSLQSFNHTNLLQLCTLCHTLSQIKQAHAFAVFHGFLPRSVSLCASLILRYASFGHPTSSHILFQHSVVYSRSAFLWNTIIRANSVAGFFDEFSNYNTMVRAGVKPDECTYPFVLKVCSDSVEVHKGREVHGVVFKLGFDGDVFVGNTLSAFYGNCGLLDDATKVFDEMPERDKVSWNTVIGLCSLYGFYKKALRFFKEMVVAVPRIQPDLVTVVSVLPVCAETEDEVMATNVHCYALKVGLLGNVKVGNALVDVYGKCGNEKASRKVFDEIDERNVISWNAIITSFSFRRKYMDAFDVFRLMIGAGVTPNSVTISSMLPVLGGLGLFKLGMEVHGFCLRMNIESDVFIANALIDLYAKSGSSRIASTIFNKMGGRNIVSWNVMIANFSQNKLEYEAVELVRKMQAKGEILNNVTFTNALPACARLGFLNVGKEIHARIIRVGSALDLFVSNALTDMYSKCGCLNLAQNVFNISVRDEVSYNILIIGYSRTNDCSESLSLFSEMIFLGMAPDIVSFMGVISACANLASVRQGKEIHGLLVRKLFHSHLFAANSLLDLYTRCGRIDLATKVFDTIENKDVASWNTMILGYGMRGELDTAMNLFEAMKDDGVEYDSVSFIAVLTVCSHGGMIEKGRQYFKMMSDLNIEPMHTHYACMVDLLGRAGLMQEALDLIRGLSIVPDTNIWGALLGACRIHGNIELGHLAAEHLFKLKPQHCGYYILLSNMYAEAERWEEANKVRELMRSRGAKKNPGCSWVQIGDQVHAFLVGEKIDSLDNDFWMSDF from the coding sequence ATGATATTCCGTTCTCATGTTGTTCTCAACACACACCGTCTTCAATTCAAACACAAACCCAAACTCCCCTCATTAACAACACTCACCAAAACCACCCATTTTTCTTCACTCGTTTCCACTTCTCTTCAAAGTTTCAACCACACAAACCTTCTCCAACTCTGCACCCTTTGCCACACCCTTTCCCAAATCAAGCAAGCCCACGCCTTTGCCGTCTTCCATGGCTTCCTTCCTCGCAGTGTCTCCCTATGTGCCTCTCTCATTCTCCGATATGCCTCCTTTGGGCACCCCACATCCTCCCATATTCTCTTCCAACACAGTGTTGTGTATTCCCGTAGTGCTTTCTTGTGGAACACCATTATCCGTGCCAATTCTGTTGCTGGTTTCTTTGATGAATTCAGCAACTATAACACCATGGTTCGTGCTGGTGTTAAGCCTGATGAGTGCACCTACCCTTTTGTTCTGAAGGTGTGTTCTGATTCTGTGGAGGTTCATAAGGGTAGGGAGGTTCATGGGGTTGTGTTTAAGCTTGGATTTGATGGGGATGTCTTTGTAGGGAATACCCTTTCGGCCTTTTACGGGAATTGTGGGCTTCTTGACGATGCAAcgaaagtgtttgatgaaatgccggAAAGGGATAAGGTGTCGTGGAATACTGTTATTGGTTTGTGTTCTCTTTATGGGTTTTACAAGAAGGCACTCAGGTTTTTTAAGGAGATGGTTGTGGCCGTCCCACGGATTCAACCGGATTTGGTTACGGTTGTGAGTGTGTTGCCAGTGTGTGCGGAAACTGAGGATGAGGTGATGGCGACAAACGTGCACTGTTATGCATTGAAGGTTGGCTTGTTGGGCAATGTAAAGGTTGGAAATGCGTTGGTTGATGTATACGGGAAGTGTGGAAATGAGAAGGCTTCCAGAAAagtttttgatgaaattgatgaGAGGAATGTGATTTCCTGGAATGCTATCATTActagtttttcttttagaagGAAATATATGGATGCTTTCGATGTATTTAGGTTGATGATTGGGGCAGGTGTGACACCGAACTCTGTCACCATTTCTAGTATGCTACCTGTATTGGGAGGATTAGGACTTTTCAAGTTGGGAATGGAAGTTCATGGGTTTTGTTTAAGGATGAATATTGAGTCTGATGTTTTTATTGCTAATGCGTTGATAGATTTGTACGCAAAATCAGGATCTTCAAGAATAGCATCtactatattcaataaaatgGGAGGAAGAAACATTGTATCTTGGAATGTTATGATTGCCAATTTTTCTCAGAACAAGCTTGAGTATGAAGCTGTAGAATTAGTGAGGAAAATGCAAGCTAAGGGAGAAATCCTCAACAATGTAACCTTCACAAATGCTCTTCCAGCCTGTGCGAGACTTGGTTTCCTGAATGTGGGAAAAGAAATTCATGCCAGGATTATTCGGGTTGGATCTGCCCTCGATTTGTTTGTTTCTAATGCTCTGACAGATATGTATTCAAAATGTGGATGCTTAAACCTTGCTCAAAATGTCTTCAATATTTCTGTCAGGGACGAAGTTTCCTACAACATACTAATTATAGGCTATTCTCGAACAAATGACTGCTCAGAGTCTTTAAGTTTGTTTTCAGAAATGATATTCTTGGGCATGGCTCCTGATATTGTTTCTTTCATGGGTGTAATATCAGCTTGCGCAAATCTAGCTTCCGTAAGACAAGGCAAAGAGATCCATGGTCTGCTGGTGAGAAAGCTTTTTCACTCTCATCTTTTTGCGGCGAATTCGCTCTTGGATTTGTATACCAGGTGTGGACGAATAGATCTGGCTACAAAGGTCTTTGACACTATTGAAAACAAGGATGTGGCCTCTTGGAATACTATGATTTTGGGGTATGGTATGAGGGGTGAGTTGGACACTGCAATGAACCTTTTTGAAGCAATGAAGGACGATGGTGTGGAATATGATTCAGTTTCATTCATTGCTGTTTTGACTGTGTGTAGCCATGGAGGGATGATTGAGAAGGGGAGACAATACTTTAAGATGATGAGTGATCTTAATATTGAACCAATGCATACACACTATGCATGTATGGTTGATCTCCTAGGTAGGGCTGGTCTAATGCAAGAAGCTTTGGACCTTATCAGAGGCCTTTCTATTGTACCAGATACTAATATATGGGGTGCACTTCTTGGAGCATGTAGGATACATGGGAACATTGAATTGGGGCACTTGGCAGCTGAacatttgtttaaattaaagcCTCAGCACTGTGGATACTATATTCTCCTTTCAAATATGTATGCAGAAGCTGAAAGATGGGAGGAGGCAAACAAGGTTAGGGAGTTGATGAGGTCAAGGGGAGCTAAGAAAAATCCTGGTTGCAGTTGGGTTCAAATTGGAGATCAGGTGCATGCATTTCTTGTTGGTGAGAAAATTGACAGCTTGGATAATGACTTTTGGATGtcagatttttaa
- the LOC108319807 gene encoding uncharacterized protein LOC108319807 isoform X2 has product MAGINVRYKPVFLEVNQRPGLARAEGLQGMHSKIYQSRGSSDKEKPKYMVWTNEMDKCLTEVLAEQVKKGNKMDNMLKPAAFSGALKTLNEKYGMYVTKGHIKNRLKTLRKQFGVLKELLAQRGFMWDDTKKMVVADNSVWNDYIKMHPDARIFQAKSIENYDQLCIILGNEQVIASLSDNVTDTDVNFGVDKRDPDLATVSEVHHDGNQTKSLRWTVEMDHWLGKILVDQVKKGLKVDKVLLTEAYEAAVSVVNAKFGLHLAKFNIKNRLKTWKKQYEQLMEILSHTGFKWDKSKKMIIANDSTWNDYIRMHLDARTFRGRVFENYDQFCIIFGNEPLHWDESEPCDAVNYDINVRDPGRQVRWTSDMDSCLSAILVQQIKKGNRSEFDYKWRPAAFEASVLAINEMFKLYLTKDHVKNRLKTWKRQYDILKELMNHSGFEWDEKRKMVIANDSVWNEYVKNNPDARLLKGRVIRNYNELRVIIGHCDPHDSPMSGACATMGMTTDNGVMEVQETNCRRTNYAKEKGNSVTWTDEMDHYLTELLVNQVLLGNKLEKNFKTSAYMAVVTALNERFGLNITKENIISRLNIWKKQYGLLKEMLSQGSFGWDEECKMIVATNLEWNEYIKKHPDARHLRDQHIANYHELCMIVGNEQGIGNWSENSERFDVNITPNYEEHAETPALVLPNAELSHDDDASDEVHGSSEQTRARPSSSQSHSEQPSKRRRTCDVLLQMMSVMAADISRIADALTETNSRVCLEEVVEKVQNMTDFDDDLIIEACEYLCFDEKRAFMFLKLEDRLRKKWLMKRLRGQ; this is encoded by the exons ATGGCCGGTATAAATGTCCGTTATAAACCAGTTTTTCTCGAAGTGAACCAAAGACCTGGGCTTGCGAGAGCAGAAGGCCTACAAG GGATGCATTCTAAGATATACCAGTCTCGTGGTTCTAGTGACAAGGAGAAACCAAAGTACATGGTTTGGACAAACGAAATGGACAAGTGCCTCACTGAGGTACTTGCTGAGCAAGTGAAAAAGGGGAACAAAATGGATAACATGTTGAAGCCAGCAGCATTTTCAGGTGCACTAAAAACACTGAACGAAAAGTATGGTATGTATGTCACCAAAGGACACATAAAAAATCGACTGAAGACATTGAGGAAACAGTTTGGGgttttgaaggaactccttgCTCAAAGGGGATTTATGTGGGATGACACAAAAAAGATGGTTGTTGCAGATAACTCTGTTTGGAATGACTACATCAAG ATGCACCCTGATGCAAGGATTTTTCAGGCAAAATCTATAGAAAACTATGACCAATTATGTATTATCCTTGGAAATGAACAAGTAATTGCAAGCCTTTCAGATAATGTTACAGACACAGATGTAAACTTTGGTGTTGATAAGAGGGATCCAGATCTTGCCACTGTATCTGAAGTACATCATGATGGAAACCAGACCAAAAGCCTCAGGTGGACAGTTGAAATGGACCATTGGCTTGGAAAGATTCTTGTTGATCAAGTGAAGAAAGGCCTTAAAGTAGATAAAGTTTTGCTGACAGAAGCATATGAAGCCGCTGTTTCAGTAGTAAATGCAAAATTTGGGCTTCATCTGGcaaaattcaatattaaaaatcgTCTTAAAACTTGGAAGAAACAGTATGAACAGTTAATGGAAATTCTGTCTCATACTGGATTTAAGTGGgataaaagtaagaaaatgaTCATTGCAAATGATTCTACATGGAATGACTATATCCGG ATGCATCTTGATGCAAGGACTTTCCGCGGTAGAGTTTTTGAGAACTATGATCAATTCTGCATTATCTTTGGCAATGAACCTTTGCATTGGGATGAATCTGAGCCTTGTGATGCAGTTAACTATGATATCAATGTTAGAGATCCTGGAAGGCAAGTGCGGTGGACAAGTGACATGGACAGTTGTTTAAGTGCAATCCTTGTGCAGCAAATAAAAAAAGGCAACAGAAGCGAATTTGACTACAAATGGAGGCCTGCTGCATTTGAAGCATCTGTCCTGGCTATTAATGAAATGTTTAAGCTGTATTTGACGAAAGATCATGTGAAAAATCGTCTAAAAACATGGAAAAGACAGTATGATATTCTGAAGGAACTTATGAACCACAGCGGATTTGAATGGGATGAAAAGCGAAAAATGGTCATTGCAAATGATTCTGTATGGAATGAATATGTTAAG AATAACCCTGATGCTCGGCTCCTTAAAGGACGAGTTATCAGAAACTACAATGAATTGCGCGTAATTATAGGTCATTGTGATCCACATGATAGTCCCATGAGTGGTGCTTGTGCTACTATGGGTATGACTACAGACAATGGTGTTATGGAGGTTCAAGAGACAAACTGCCGTAGAACCAACtatgcaaaagaaaaaggaaatagtGTGACATGGACAGATGAGATGGATCATTACTTGACAGAGTTGCTAGTCAATCAAGTATTGTTGGGAAACAAGCTAGAGAAAAATTTCAAGACCTCAGCATATATGGCTGTTGTAACTGCTCTAAATGAGAGATTTGGCCTAAATATAACCAAAGAAAACATTATAAGCCGATTGAACATATGGAAAAAACAGTATGGCCTTTTGAAAGAGATGCTCTCTCAAGGGAGTTTTGGGTGGGATGAGGAATGTAAGATGATTGTTGCAACCAACTTAGAATGGAATGAATACATTAAG AAACATCCGGATGCTAGGCATTTGAGAGACCAGCACATAGCGAACTACCATGAATTATGTATGATTGTTGGTAATGAGCAAGGAATTGGAAATTGGTCCGAAAACTCTGAGAGGTTTGATGTAAATATTACACCTAACTATGAAGAGCATGCAGAAACTCCAGCACTTGTGTTGCCTAATGCAGAGCTGAGCCATGATGATGATGCAAGTGATGAAGTGCACGGCTCATCTGAGCAAACAAGGGCAAGACCTTCATCATCACAATCACATTCGGAGCAACCGTCAAAACGAAGGCGCACTTGTGATGTTTTGCTACAAATGATGAGTGTTATGGCCGCAGATATAAGTCGGATAGCTGATGCATTAACTGAAACTAACAGCAGAGTGTGCTTAGAGGAAGTGGTGGAAAAGGTACAAAATATGACTGACTTTGACGATGATCTCATCATCGAAGCTTGTGAGTATTTATGTTTTGATGAGAAGAGGGCATTCatgtttttgaaattagaaGACAGATTAAGGAAAAAGTGGTTGATGAAACGATTGCGAGGTCAATAA
- the LOC108319774 gene encoding molybdopterin synthase catalytic subunit, whose amino-acid sequence MAAKDDKNLIEILENLNPVDVAKYMNFVSAPQAGAIATFAGTTRDTFEGKTVLELRYEAYVPMAIRCINMICSSARASWNLHSIAVAHRIGTVPVGETSVFIAVSSVHRADALEACRFLIDEIKAKVPIWKKEVYSNGEVWKENSEFLERRSELGNKDAGCCGRKVVIEEQTKKACCGTKVQVDDQANEASHEKNRGGDGR is encoded by the exons ATGGCTGCAAAAGATGATAAAAATCTTATTGAAATCTTGGAAAACCTGAATCCAGTAGATGTTGCTAAATACATGAATTTTGTTAGTGCTCCACAAGCTGGTGCTATAGCAACATTTGCTGGCACAACTCGTGACACCTTTGAAGGGAAAACAGTCTTGGAGTTGAGATATGAAGCTTATGTTCCAATGGCAATACGTTGTATCAACATGATCTGTTCATCTGCCAGAGCATCCTGGAACCTACATTCCATCGCTGTTGCTCATCGTATAGGCACGGTGCCTGTGGGTGAAACAAGTGTCTTCATTGCAGTCTCATCTGTCCACAGGGCAGATGCACTGGAGGCATGTAGATTTTTGATAGATGAGATAAAAGCCAAAGTTCCTATTTGGAAAAAGGAGGTCTATTCAAATGGGGAGGTTTGGAAGGAGAACAGTGAGTTCCTAGAGAGGAGGTCCGAACTTGGTAACAAGGATGCAGGTTGCTGTGGTAGAAAGGTAGTAATTGAAGAGCAGACCAAAAAGGCTTGTTGTGGGACTAAGGTTCAGGTTGATGATCAAG CTAATGAGGCGTCACATGAAAAAAATAGAGGAGGAGATGGAAGATAA